TTGGTGACCGATAGCGTATAGTACCGTGAGGGAAAGGTGAAAAGAACCCCGGAAGGGGAGTGAAATAGAACCTGAAACCCTATGCCTACAAGCTGTGGGAGCACATTTTTAGTGTGACCGCGTACTTTTTGTAGAACGGGCCAACGAGTTACGATAAGTAGCAAGGTTAAGGACTTAGGGTCTGGAGCCGTAGCGAAAGCGAGTCTTAACTGGGCGATTTTACTTGTCGTAGACCCGAAACCGAGCGACCTACCCATGATGAAGCGAAAGTAAAATTTCGTTGTAGAGGACGGGCCAACGAGTTAGTAGCTTTAGCTACGGCATTGACTTTGTCAATGGGTAGGGGAGCATTCACTGCGGGTTGAAGCTAGACCGGAAGGACTAGTGGACTGCAGTGAAGAGAGAATGTTGGCATGAGTAGCGAGACGTAGGTGAGAATCCTACGGGCCGAAAACCCAAGGTTTCCTGAGGAAGGTTCGTCCGCTCAGGGTTAGTCGGGACCTAAGCCGAGGCCGAAAGGCGTAGGTGATGGACAACAGGTTGAGATTCCTGTACTACCGATAATCGTTTGAAGAATGGGGTGACGCAGAAGGATAGGCTATCCTACTATTGGATATGTAGGTCCAAGCATTAAGGGACACATACCTCTGGTGCACCAGTTGTCACGCCAGTGGCATAGCTGGGTAGCTATGTATGGAATGGATAAGCGCTGAAAGCATCTAAGCGCGAAGCCAACCTCAAGATAAGATTTCCCATCTTTATGAGTAAGATCCCAGGAAGACTACCTGGTTGATAGGTTCAAGGTGTAAGCTCAGTAATGAGTTCAGCTGATGAATACTAATAGATCGAGGACTTAACCAAATTTAAAATCTGGTCAATTTTGAAAGTATTAATATTAATACTTAGTATGCGGGTGTAGCTCAGTGGTAGAGTTCCGGCCTTCCAAGCCGGCTGCGAGGGTTCGACTCCCTTCACCCGCTCCAAATATGTAGTTATTATAGCAAGGAGGATACACCTGTTCCCATTCCGAACACAGAAGTTAAGCTCCTTAGCGCCGATGGTACTTGGAGGGCAGCCTCCTGGGAGAGTAGGACATAGCTACATGATCCATAAAGAATCAAACAAAACAATAAAGATTATGTGGTTACTATAGCAAAGAGGATACACCTGTTCCCATTCCGAACACAGAAGTTAAGCTCTTTAGCGCCGATGGTACTTGGGGGGCAGCTCCCTGGGAGAGTAGGACGTAGCCACGTAATCTTTTTTTTATGAGTAGGAAATTATATTCCTATTTGAATTGTGGATAAGTATAATTTCCGTTACGAATTTTAAAAAAGTCTACATTAGAAGCATTTAGAATAAAGACTTTTTTATTTAGGAGGAAATTGTGTGTTAAAAAAATTAGACAACTTCCTAAAAAATTTACCTATTATATTGTTCATAATAACTATGTTTATTATAAATTATTGCATAGCTCGAATGAATTTATTTGTTTTTTTACCGGATAATAATGGAGCTAGACATGTATTTATATCTAAATATAATCAATTTTTAGAAAGTGTAATTATAGCGCCTTTTTTTGAAACTTTAATTTATCAAAAAGTGCTAATATCATTATGTTGTACATGGTCTGAACTTAGAAAAAGAAAATATTTAATAGTTATAATATCATCTTTTATATTTTCATTAAACCATACATATAGTCCTCAGTATGCGGTAGAGACATTTTTTTCTGGAGGCATGATATTTGCTTATTCATATTTAGTTTATAAAGATAAAACTAAATATAGCTTTTGGATAGTATTTTCAATTCATGCTACATGGAATCTATTTATAATGATATATAATTAAATAAAAAAGCTGCCTCAAAGTTATTTTGAGACAGCTTTTTATTTGAACTAATAGAACATAGAGAAGATATAAGAGAATAGAGCTACTCTGAAGAATAAACTTCCAACAGCTGTCACAATTCCTATACCGACTGCCCAGTATCCAAGTGTCTTAGCACCTGAATATATAGATATTATACCAAGTATTATACCAATAACTCCAAATGTTACGGGATAAGTAAATAAAGATACTATAGAAGCGAGAATAGCTAAATATCCCATAATACTTGAACTGGTATTATCTTTTCTGTTTTCTTTAACATTATATCTATTGCCTGCTGTCAATTCTGGTGCGTATTCTGTTTTGTCATTATTATTAATTGCGTCATCATGTCTGTTAATACCATTATCTTTTCTATCCACAAAATCACATCCTTTTTTTTATACTTACTATTATTATTTTCAATTTTTAAAATAATAATTAGTTTTTTATTGGATATTAAGTAATAATTTAACTAAAATATTAAGGATTTATTAAATATATATATAAATGTATAGTATTTTGATATAATATTATATAAAGCAATACAGAAAGGGTGGTTTATTTAATGATAAATCCAAGTCAAGTAGCTAAAGATATATTGAGTTCTGAGTACTTTAAAAACGCTAGACAAAATGCTCAGATTTATTCAAATGATATTAATAAAATAGAAGAGATACTTTTACAAGTAGATTATAAATTGAATAATATAAAGTTTGATGAAAATGAAGAAAAAGTAGTTGAATTTATTAGCAATATGAGAAACTTATATAAACTGGTTAAAGCGTATTATGAAGAAGAATATAAATGTATAAATATAGAGTCTATAGTATGGGCTATAGTAGCGATTAACTATTTTATAAGTCCAGTTGATTTTATACCCGATTCAATGAAGAACGTAGGCTATATAGATGATATGATAGTAGTATACTTTGTATTGAGTAATATAAAATGTGAATTAGATGATTTTTTAATATGGGAAAAAAATAGAGAAAATGTCTTCGCTTTATAAAGCGAAGACATTTTTTTATACACTAAGAGATTATAAAATTTTCGTTCTGTGGGTAACATTGATGAAAGAACTACAATTGCAACTATTTTAAGCAACAGAGTCGTTAGACATGTTGGCGTCATGAACGCATGTGAATTTTGATAACGGAGTCCATAGGGATAGTTGGCGACATGAGTCAGTGTGTAGCAACTAGACGAATTTTTTATTTGAAATCTTTAGAAAAGACTTCTTTATTTTGCATTTTAATTTATTTAATGTATAATGGTATGTAAAATGTGCATAATATCCAATAAATTATAAAATGTCGAGGAGTTTATTTATGAATATGGATGATATGTACCTTTTGTTATCTAATATAAAAGGTATAGGATATAAAACTATACAAAAAATAGATGATTATTTTGCTGATATTCAAGATTTTAATATTATATCTGATGAAGAAATATATAAAATACCAAATATAAGTTTAAAAATAAAGAAAAATATAGTAAACTATAGAAGTTCGACTTATTTAGACCAGATAAAGGAAAATCTAAAAAAACATGAAATAAACTACATAACAATAAATAATTCTAATTATCCTAAAAGGTTAAAACATATATATGACCCACCACATATACTTTACTTTAAGGGAAATAAGGAATTATTAAATGAGTTTTGTATAGCTATGATAGGATCTAGAAAGCCTACTAATTATGGAGTGTTTTGTGCAAATAAAATCAGTAAGGAACTATCATCACTTGGAATTAATATAATAAGTGGTATGGCAGTAGGGATAGATTATTACAGCCATTTAGGCTGTTTAAATGGAAATTCAAAAACTATAGCAGTATTAGGATCTTCCATAGATAAGCCATATCCAAAGCAGAATATACATCTTATGAACAATATAATTGAAAGTGGCGGAATTATATTGAGTGAATATCCACCTGGAACAGAAGCTAGACCAGGATACTTTCCTATGAGAAACAGGATAATTAGTGGTATATCTGATGGAGTTTTAATAGTTGAGGCAAGTGAGAGAAGCGGATCATTAATAACAATGAACTACGCTTTAGATCATGGAAAAAATGTTTTTGCTATTCCTGGAAACATTAATTCTCATATGAGTAAAGGAAGTAACAAAATAATAAAAGAAGGTGCCAAACTTGTTTCGAGTGTAGATGATATATTGGAGGAATATGATATACCTTATAATCTAAATTTGAAGAAAGAAAATGAGCAGCAGATAGATTTATCTAATGATGAGGGACAAATAGTTACAATATTAAAAAATAACGGATCGTTGCATGTAGATTTTATTTGTGAGCATACTAGGCTTAATATAAAAGATATATTAGGAATTTTAAATATTCTAGAAATAAAGGGTATAGTAACGGAGTTAGGAAATAAAATATATAGTATAAAATAAATTTTGGGGGTGCACTTAATGGCAAAGAACCTAGTTATAGTTGAATCACCAGCTAAAGCTAAAACTATAGGCAAATTTTTAGGTAGAAATTATACAGTTAAAGCATCCGTTGGACATGTGAGGGACTTACCTAAAAGTAAATTAGGGGTAGATATAGAAAATGATTTTGAACCATATTACATTAATATAAGGGGAAAAGGACCTGTTATTAATGAATTAAAGAAGGAAGCTAAAAAAGCTGAAAAAGTTTTTCTGGCTACTGACCCCGATAGAGAAGGTGAAGCAATATCTTGGCACTTGGCTCATATTTTAAAATTAGAGGAATCTTCTAATTGTAGAATAGAATTTAATGAAATAACAAAGGAAGCTATAAAAAAAGCTATAAAGAATCCAAGGGAGATAGATGAAAAGGTTGTAGATGCTCAACAAGCTAGAAGAGTACTTGATAGATTGTTAGGATATAAGATAAGTCCTCTTTTATGGCAAAAAATAAGAAAAGGTCTTAGTGCCGGAAGAGTACAATCTGTTGCCACTAAAATAATATCTGATAGGGAAAGAGAAATAAATAAGTTTGAACCTGAAGAATACTGGTCAATAGATGTAATATCTGAAATAGAAAAAAAGCAAGTTGAATTTAAATTTTATGGAAAATCAGATGGAAAAATAGACTTGAAAAATAAAGATCAAGTAGATGCTATATTAAATGAAATATCTGATAAAGATTTAACTATAGAAAATATAGAAGTTAAAGAAAGACGTAAATCTGGTCCTAAACCATTTACAACAAGTATTTTACAACAAGAAGCAGCTAATAAATTAGGTTTCTCTACAAAGAAAACTATGATAGTGGCGCAGCAACTGTATGAAGGTATTGAGATTAAAGGTCAAGGAACAGTAGGTCTTATATCTTATATAAGAACTGATTCATCTAGAATATCAGATGAAGCATTGGGAAAAGGTAAAGATTATATATTAGAAAACTTAGGAGAAAACTATTACAAGGGTTTTGAAAACAAGCAGAAAAAAGGTAAAAAAGTACAAGATGCTCATGAAGCAATAAGACCTACAGGTATAGATAGAACACCTGAACTTATTAAAGACTCTTTAAGTGATGAACAATATAAGCTATACAATCTTATATGGACAAGGTTTGTAGCGAGCTTGATGAAAGATGCAGTATATGAAAATTATAATGTAAAAGCTAAAGTTGGGGATTATGTATTTAAAACAACAGGTCATAAGCTTAAGTTTGATGGTTTCTTAAAAGTATATACATTTTCAAATAAAGAAGACAAGTTAATTCCTAAAATAGAAGAGGGTATGAAAGTTAAGGCAGATAATATAATTCCAAAGCAACACTTCACACAACCGCCAGCAAGATATACAGAGGCAAGTCTTGTTAAAACTTTAGAAGAGTTGGGTATAGGAAGACCTAGTACGTACGCTCCTACAATAGGTACTATACTTGCTAGAGAATATGTGGAGAAAAAAGGAAATAGTTTATACTTAACTGAACTGGGGCTTTTAGTAAATGAAATAATGGAAGAAAATTTTCAAAAATTTATAGATTTAGATTTTACCGCAGATATGGAGAATATGCTTGATTCAGTTGAAGAAGGAGATATGCCTTGGAAAGATGTAGTAAAACATGTATATAAACCATTAGAAGAAGCTATAGAAATAGCGCAAGAAAAGATAGAAAAAATAACTATAGAACAAGAAACTGATGAAATATGTGAAAAATGTGGATCTAATATGGTTATAAAATATGGTAGATTTGGAAAATTCCTGGCTTGTAAAAATTATCCCGATTGTAAAACTACAAAACCTCTTCTTAATAAAGCTGGTGTCAAATGCCCTAAGTGTAAAGAAGGAGAAATAATAATTAGAAAGAGTAAAAAAGGAAGAATATTTTATGGGTGTGATAAATATCCAGAATGTGACTTT
The window above is part of the Tepidibacter aestuarii genome. Proteins encoded here:
- a CDS encoding CPBP family intramembrane glutamic endopeptidase, with translation MLKKLDNFLKNLPIILFIITMFIINYCIARMNLFVFLPDNNGARHVFISKYNQFLESVIIAPFFETLIYQKVLISLCCTWSELRKRKYLIVIISSFIFSLNHTYSPQYAVETFFSGGMIFAYSYLVYKDKTKYSFWIVFSIHATWNLFIMIYN
- a CDS encoding YkvA family protein; the protein is MINPSQVAKDILSSEYFKNARQNAQIYSNDINKIEEILLQVDYKLNNIKFDENEEKVVEFISNMRNLYKLVKAYYEEEYKCINIESIVWAIVAINYFISPVDFIPDSMKNVGYIDDMIVVYFVLSNIKCELDDFLIWEKNRENVFAL
- the dprA gene encoding DNA-processing protein DprA, which translates into the protein MNMDDMYLLLSNIKGIGYKTIQKIDDYFADIQDFNIISDEEIYKIPNISLKIKKNIVNYRSSTYLDQIKENLKKHEINYITINNSNYPKRLKHIYDPPHILYFKGNKELLNEFCIAMIGSRKPTNYGVFCANKISKELSSLGINIISGMAVGIDYYSHLGCLNGNSKTIAVLGSSIDKPYPKQNIHLMNNIIESGGIILSEYPPGTEARPGYFPMRNRIISGISDGVLIVEASERSGSLITMNYALDHGKNVFAIPGNINSHMSKGSNKIIKEGAKLVSSVDDILEEYDIPYNLNLKKENEQQIDLSNDEGQIVTILKNNGSLHVDFICEHTRLNIKDILGILNILEIKGIVTELGNKIYSIK
- the topA gene encoding type I DNA topoisomerase; the encoded protein is MAKNLVIVESPAKAKTIGKFLGRNYTVKASVGHVRDLPKSKLGVDIENDFEPYYINIRGKGPVINELKKEAKKAEKVFLATDPDREGEAISWHLAHILKLEESSNCRIEFNEITKEAIKKAIKNPREIDEKVVDAQQARRVLDRLLGYKISPLLWQKIRKGLSAGRVQSVATKIISDREREINKFEPEEYWSIDVISEIEKKQVEFKFYGKSDGKIDLKNKDQVDAILNEISDKDLTIENIEVKERRKSGPKPFTTSILQQEAANKLGFSTKKTMIVAQQLYEGIEIKGQGTVGLISYIRTDSSRISDEALGKGKDYILENLGENYYKGFENKQKKGKKVQDAHEAIRPTGIDRTPELIKDSLSDEQYKLYNLIWTRFVASLMKDAVYENYNVKAKVGDYVFKTTGHKLKFDGFLKVYTFSNKEDKLIPKIEEGMKVKADNIIPKQHFTQPPARYTEASLVKTLEELGIGRPSTYAPTIGTILAREYVEKKGNSLYLTELGLLVNEIMEENFQKFIDLDFTADMENMLDSVEEGDMPWKDVVKHVYKPLEEAIEIAQEKIEKITIEQETDEICEKCGSNMVIKYGRFGKFLACKNYPDCKTTKPLLNKAGVKCPKCKEGEIIIRKSKKGRIFYGCDKYPECDFISWNKPTGENCEKCGEYLVHKETKKEKKIICSNKECDYEKKSKIS